One genomic window of Vulpes vulpes isolate BD-2025 chromosome 11, VulVul3, whole genome shotgun sequence includes the following:
- the LOC112911792 gene encoding olfactory receptor 52B4-like yields the protein MTVFNHTAVSHTVFQLLGIPGLEDQHMWISIPFFISYVIALLGNSLLICIILTKRSLHEPMYLFLCMLARADVVLSTCTVPQALAIFWFHAGEISLDRCITQFFIMHCTFISESGILLVMAFDRYIAICYPLRYTTILTQALIGKIGVTVFLRSFCTLFPIIFLLKRLTFCQNNTIPHTFCEHIGLAKYAGNDIRVNIWYGFSILMLTVVLDVVLIFVSYVLILHAVFHIPSQDAHHKALNTCGSHTCVIILFYGPGIFTILTQRFGRHIPPHTHILLANVCMLAPPILNPIIYGIKTKQIRVQVVHVLFTKQKSLWFKT from the coding sequence ATGACTGTCTTTAACCACACTGCTGTTAGTCACACGGTCTTCCAGTTGTTGGGTATCCCTGGGCTAGAAGACCAGCACATGTGGATTTCCATCCCCTTCTTCATTTCCTACGTCATTGCCTTGCTTGGGAACAGCTTGCTCATCTGCATTATCCTCACAAAGCGCAGCCTCCATGAACCCATGTACCTCTTCCTCTGCATGCTGGCCAGAGCAGACGTTGTCCTCTCCACGTGCACAGTACCCCAGGCCTTGGCCATCTTCTGGTTCCATGCTGGGGAGATCTCCTTGGATCGCTGCATCACTCAGTTCTTCATCATGCATTGCACTTTCATATCTGAGTCAGGGATATTGCTGGTGATGGCCTTTGACCGCTACATTGCCATATGCTACCCACTGAGATACACCACTATTCTTACACAAGCACTGATTGGGAAAATCGGTGTGACTGTCTTTCTGAGAAGTTTTTGTACACTTTTCCCcataatatttcttttgaaaagattGACTTTCTGCCAAAATAATACCATTCCACACACCTTTTGTGAACACATTGGCTTGGCCAAATATGCTGGTAATGACATTAGAGTGAACATCTGGTATGGATTTTCCATCCTAATGTTAACAGTGGTTTTAGATGTTGTGCTAATTTTTGTTTCCTATGTGCTGATTCTCCATGCTGTCTTCCACATCCCTTCTCAAGATGCTCACCACAAAGCCCTCAACACCTGTGGTTCCCACACCTGTGtcatcatccttttttatggGCCTGGAATCTTCACAATCCTTACTCAACGGTTTGGACGCCACATTCCACCTCATACACACATCTTGTTGGCTAATGTTTGTATGCTTGCCCCACCTATTCTCAATCCCATCATTTATGGGATCAAGACCAAGCAAATCCGGGTGCAGGTGGTTCATGTGTTGTTCACAAAGCAGAAATCACTTTGGTTTAAAACTTGA